The region TGTTTCACATGCGTTTCGGACACCGTTACATCGCCACGCCGGCGGAGTCGCACGTCGCGCCGCCGGCGCGCCGGTAGATCGTCCGCGCGTCGGCCGAACGAGTCGCTGACCGGACCGCCGCGCGCGCTCGCTGTGCAAGAGCGACGCCAGCTATCGCACTGGCGCTCCGGGGCCGGTTCCATCCGCCCCAGCGCACCGCACGGTCAGCGCCCGTCTCGCACGTGGGTCATTTACGTCGTAAACGGACCACGCCGCGCCCCGGATGCTGGTGCCTGTCGTCCGAGGGCAATCCGACGCGCCGTCCGTTAGCATGGCGGTTCGGGAGATAGGCCGACCCGTTGCCTCTCGTACCACGCGCAGGCCTCCTCCACGTCGGCCACGGCCTCGGGCCGGTAAATGGCCTCCTTCACGAGGAGGGGCTACGGATACGCTCGCGCAGCTCTTCAGCGGAGACGCCGACCGCACCTTCGCGGTCTAGCGCGTCGAGACGTCGGTCGAGCTCCGCCTCTTGTTCCTCTGTGAGCGGCAAGGGCTCGCTCTCGCTACTCAGGCTGTCCCACAGCTCTTCGAGGAGTTCGAGTCGCTCGTCGCGGGTGAGCTTCCCGAGGTCAAGTGCCGGCTTCGTCACGGCCAGAGTGTCTCACGCCTGAAGGCGGCGGCCAACCCGTCCTCCGTGGTCTTCGGTTAGCGCCTGACGGCGCCGCGTGGGGATCAGAGCGGGGCGGGGCCAGGTAGATGGAAGGTCGATCGTGCCGCGCCTCGCATCCGATTCGTGCTCGCCGGGTCAAGCGCGCGCAAGCTCCGCCGCGGCGGTGCCAACTTACTGCCCGGCCCGGTGATCCTCGAGCACCTCGACCCGCTCACCATCCTCGAGACGGATGACGTCGACTGGGATCGCGCGCTCCGCCTCGGGATGCTCGCCGGCATCTAATCTGAACCATGCCCTTCGCGGAGGATGGAAACTGTCGACTTATCGGACCGAGGCGAGGGCCGAGGTGGACCTGGTCGTCGAGAGGCACGCGATGTCGTGGCGATCGAGATCAAGCCGGGAAGGCAGGTGACCCCGGCCGACACCAGAGGGCTCCTTTCGCTGACCGGCATGATGCGCCAACGACGTCCGCTCGCGTTGTGGCTCGCATTCCGCGGCGAGTGCGCGCCGCGGTTCGACTCGGGCGTCGAGGCGCTCCCGGTGCTGGAGGCGCTCCGGAGGCTCGCCGCGGAGTAGAGGATACATGGGAACCCGGTCAGTACTCGTCGACGTGCTCCATGACGATCACCTTGAGCATCGTCTGATATCCGAGACCCCGTTTCGCCCCTTTGGCTCGGAGCTTCTCGATCAAGTCATGGTCCAGCGTGATCGACGTCGTCCGGGAGCGCCGCAGCATCTTCCCGGAGCCGGAGCGCCTGATGTCCTCGCCCAGGTCGCGCCGGTCGAACTCCTTGACCTGGGCGTCCACGTGCTTGCGTTCAGTCTTCCTGCCGACAGGCTTCTTCATAGAGCGCTTTCTCCTTTCGACGCATGGCGCGACAGCTTATCGGGCGCCGTCGGTCGCCTCGCCTCGTGAATATCAACGACAGCCGCCGTCCCGTGGCGTCCTCGCCGAGGGCGAGCCAACGCGGCTCGCTGTGGACTGGCTCGACGATGCGCCCGGCGAAGTAGAAGTCGCCGCCGATCAGCGTCTGGACGTGCCGCGGCTCGACGCCATGTTTCCGGTTCTTGGTGAGGTTTCCGATGTCCCAATCGAACTCATGGTCCGCGCCCGTCAATCCGATCAACCAGCTCTAGTCGCTGGGTCGGCGGTGAGCCTCATGTACACGTCATATATATGTGATATAGGGCTCCCTGCAAGGAGCCGCCGGGATGTGAATCGCTCATGTCTGGGACGGCGTCCATTTGGCCGGGCTCACCGTCGGAACGCTGAGGAAGGATCGGCTCACGTCGATAGAGCGGCAATGACCGACGACACCACTCCCGCGTGTGGTACGACGACGAACCATGAGCCGGTCCACGTTCGGCGCCGAAGCCGCCCGGGCGTGTCAGACCGACTGCGTCGTTCAGACCGACTGCGTCGTATAGTCCGGTACGGGCGCCGCGAGATCCACGGACTCGCCCAGGCTGGCGAGCGCCGCGAGCCAAAACCGCGGCAGCGGCGTCGGCACCGTCAGCACGATCCGCGCAATGCGCTGGCGCAGACGCGCGTCGCTTTTCGCTCGACGATAAACGTCCCGCCAGACCTCGATCTCACCACGGTCGAGAATCTGCGCCAACGTCTCGTGGTTCTCGAGATCGCATCGAGTTCGATTCCAGAGCGCGCGCGAGCGCCGGAGCGCGTCATCGGCCATCTCAGCCCTCCAGCACGACGGGCGCGATGCGCCGGGCCCAATACCGTCCACGGGCGGCGAGATGCCCCCAATCATTCCATGGAGGTTTGATGCCTCGGTACTGCGTGAGGTCGATGTCCGTCTTGTCCGCCGGCGCGGCGGCCGCGAGGCGTTCCACCACCTCGGCCAACGGCGAGACACCGCTCGCCTGCCGGTATATCTCGTCGAACGGACGCAGCGCATCGGCGACTCCGTCGTCGCCGAGACGCTCGAACAGCACCACCGTGTCGAGGTAGTCGCGCACCGTGTGCCGCGTCGCCAGCAACCACGCCTTGATCCGCGCCATCTCGGCAAGCGTCGGTACGCGAAGACCGGCCACCTCCTCGGTGTCGAGCGGGCGCGTCCGCCGAAGCTGACGGATCCCCGTGAGCACACCATGGAGCTCGCCGAGGATCAGCACGGGCCGCTGGATGCGTTCCGTTCGCCACCCCGCCGCCGCCTCGAGCGCAGCGAGGACCTCGTCGAAACGGGAACGGAGGTCTTCGAGGACGTGGTCCCCGTCAAGGCTCACGCGGTGCCGAGCATGAATCGCAGCCGCCGTGCCTCCGACGAGAATGGAGCCCGGCACGAGCTTCTGCAGGTGCCGCTCGGCTGCCAATAGTCGCTCCCAGCCCGGGAGGTGCTCTCCGCCCGTAGACATTGGTCTGGATTCTGCCACCCGATCCCCGGGCTGCCAACGGGCGGGTCGACCCGCCTTGATACTTGGGCTTGGAACGCGAGCGCCCGCGTGGCCGTTCGCCGCGACCGGCGTGGCAGCGCGGCTGCAGCACGACGTCGAGGCGCTGCCGCCCAGCTCGCTCGTAGTCGTCGACGAGGTGCAACGTGTGCCCGCTCGCGGGTCGTGGATCGCGGTCGCCAAAGTGTTCGTTTCGTGCTCACAGGGTTCGGGCGCCCGCAAGCTCGGCTGCGGTGGTGCAGCCTGTCTCCGAGCGGGTGACCCGGTGATCTCCTGCGCCTCGACCCGCTGAACGTCCTCGAGACGGGCCACTTCCCGGCAATTGCCCGCCTCAAGAGACCACCGGCCAGCGGGACTGCCAGACCAGCCACAGATCGCGCGGGGTTTGACGTTGTAGCCACGTGGGGCTACATTCGCGCCGTGAAGGCCGTCGCGGTGCGAGAGCTCAAAAACCGCCTCAGCGCCTATCTTCGCGAGGTGGCCGCCGGAGAGGTCGTGCTGGTCACGGACCGGGGCCGGGTGGTGGCGGAGCTTCGGCGCCCGAGCGCCGAGACGCTCCAAAGCCCGGCCGAGCAGGCGCTCGAACGTCTCGTCGCCGCCGGGGTGCTGACGATCGGCCTGCCGCAGGATCCTTCGTCGTATCGGCGGACGGCCGTGCGAATCACACGTTCGAGTCAGACTCTGCTCGACGCCGAGCGAGCCGACCGATGACCCTCTACGCCGAAAGCAGCGCCGTACTCCGCTGGCTGTTCGAGGAGGCCGGTGGGGACGAGGTTCATCGGCTCCTCCGTGATGCGACCAAGGTCGTGTGCTCGCGGCTGACCCTCGTCGAGACGCGACGAGCGATCAGGCGCGCCGTCGCCGAGAAGCTCCTCGACGAGGTGAGCAGCACCGCCGTGCTGGAGGTCTTCGCCCAGGCCGGAGCCGGTTGGGCGATTCTCGAGCTGTCGCGGGAGGTGGCCGAACGTGCGGAGGCATCGTTTCCCGTGGAGCCCGTCCGAACGCTGGACGCGCTTCACCTCGCTAGCGCCCTGCTCCTGCGACAGGCGCTGCCGGATCTCCGCATCCTCAGCACCGATGACCGCGTGCGCTCGAACGGCCGCGGGCTCGGCTTCAAGGTCTTTCCAGCGTGAGGAGCGCTCGCCCCCGCCTCTAACTGCGTAACAGATGCCGTTCCTTGACCAGGGACGGGCGGGTCTGTTCGGCTTCGCCGGAACCGGCATCGGGAGCCCGCGGCTGCGGCGCGCGGTGGCGGCGGCCCCCGGCCTCGGGCCCAG is a window of Deltaproteobacteria bacterium DNA encoding:
- a CDS encoding BrnA antitoxin family protein, encoding MKKPVGRKTERKHVDAQVKEFDRRDLGEDIRRSGSGKMLRRSRTTSITLDHDLIEKLRAKGAKRGLGYQTMLKVIVMEHVDEY
- a CDS encoding BrnT family toxin → MTGADHEFDWDIGNLTKNRKHGVEPRHVQTLIGGDFYFAGRIVEPVHSEPRWLALGEDATGRRLSLIFTRRGDRRRPISCRAMRRKEKALYEEACRQED
- a CDS encoding type II toxin-antitoxin system prevent-host-death family antitoxin, which encodes MKAVAVRELKNRLSAYLREVAAGEVVLVTDRGRVVAELRRPSAETLQSPAEQALERLVAAGVLTIGLPQDPSSYRRTAVRITRSSQTLLDAERADR
- a CDS encoding type II toxin-antitoxin system VapC family toxin, yielding MTLYAESSAVLRWLFEEAGGDEVHRLLRDATKVVCSRLTLVETRRAIRRAVAEKLLDEVSSTAVLEVFAQAGAGWAILELSREVAERAEASFPVEPVRTLDALHLASALLLRQALPDLRILSTDDRVRSNGRGLGFKVFPA